A single region of the Thermoanaerobacterium aotearoense genome encodes:
- a CDS encoding 2-oxoacid:ferredoxin oxidoreductase subunit beta encodes MAFELIEKYFRTDTLPTIWCPGCGNGIITSAIVRAIDKLNLDRDKVCIVSGIGCSSRASGYLNFNTLHTTHGRALAFATGIKVANPSLTVIVITGDGDCAAIGGNHFIHACRRNIDLTTIMFNNSIYGMTGGQYSPSTPSMDKSTTTPYGNIDRDFDMCKLAMAAGATYVARGTSYHVQQLIKLIENGIMHKGFSFIEAISMCPTYYGRKNKKGDAKEMLKWQKEHAVSINRMKKISEEELSDKFFIGEFLNVDEPEFTEKYDKMIKSLKVNSDDK; translated from the coding sequence ATGGCGTTTGAACTTATAGAAAAATACTTTAGGACTGATACATTGCCTACTATATGGTGCCCAGGCTGTGGCAATGGAATAATAACATCAGCAATTGTAAGAGCCATTGATAAGTTAAACTTAGATCGTGATAAAGTCTGTATTGTATCAGGCATAGGATGTTCATCAAGAGCTTCAGGATATCTTAATTTTAATACGCTTCATACAACACATGGCAGAGCATTGGCATTTGCCACCGGTATAAAAGTGGCTAATCCATCTCTCACAGTTATAGTAATTACTGGCGATGGGGATTGTGCTGCAATAGGTGGCAATCACTTTATCCACGCATGCAGACGAAATATAGATTTGACTACCATAATGTTCAATAATAGCATTTATGGCATGACAGGTGGACAGTATTCTCCATCTACACCATCTATGGATAAATCTACAACTACGCCGTATGGAAACATAGATAGAGATTTCGATATGTGTAAACTTGCAATGGCAGCAGGAGCTACATATGTCGCCAGAGGCACGTCGTACCACGTACAGCAGTTAATCAAATTGATTGAAAACGGGATTATGCATAAAGGTTTTTCGTTTATAGAAGCAATTAGCATGTGCCCTACGTATTATGGGAGAAAAAACAAGAAAGGCGATGCCAAAGAGATGCTAAAGTGGCAAAAGGAACACGCTGTTTCAATCAACAGGATGAAAAAGATTTCTGAAGAAGAGCTTTCAGATAAATTCTTTATAGGAGAATTTTTAAACGTAGATGAGCCGGAATTTACTGAGAAATATGATAAAATGATTAAGTCATTGAAGGTGAATAGTGATGATAAATAA
- a CDS encoding TIGR01440 family protein, whose product MDINEIKIETKEVIEELLDIADVKSGGLFVLGGSTSEVIGRKVGTSGSLDIAKAIVDPILDSLKKRNLYLAVQGCEHLNRALLVEEDAMIKYNLEEVSVIPQVHAGGSLQTYSYSVFEKPVMVESLKGLGHAGLDIGLVLIGMHLRPVVVPVRLKHSKIGDATIVAAKTRPKLIGGERAIYKKQ is encoded by the coding sequence TTGGACATAAATGAAATAAAGATTGAGACGAAGGAAGTCATTGAAGAGCTTTTAGATATAGCCGATGTAAAAAGCGGTGGCCTTTTTGTATTAGGTGGCAGCACGAGTGAGGTCATAGGCCGAAAAGTTGGAACGTCTGGAAGCCTTGATATAGCAAAAGCGATTGTTGATCCGATTTTAGATTCTTTAAAGAAGAGAAATTTGTATTTGGCTGTACAGGGATGCGAACATTTAAACAGGGCACTTCTTGTAGAAGAAGATGCTATGATAAAATACAATCTTGAGGAAGTATCTGTGATCCCTCAAGTACATGCAGGAGGTTCATTGCAGACTTATTCTTACAGTGTATTTGAAAAACCAGTTATGGTGGAGAGCTTGAAAGGATTAGGACATGCGGGGCTTGACATAGGACTTGTATTAATTGGCATGCACTTAAGGCCTGTGGTTGTTCCAGTTAGGTTAAAGCACAGCAAAATAGGCGATGCTACGATAGTGGCTGCTAAGACGCGGCCTAAATTAATCGGTGGAGAACGTGCAATATATAAAAAGCAATAA
- a CDS encoding heavy metal translocating P-type ATPase — protein sequence MTYMKDKKLFSLLLAAIFIILSWSFKFFDYKVVANILMLASAVVSGYNILKSALLSLKYKIISINLLVSIAAIGAIIIGEYWEAAAVTFLFSLGGFLESYTLQKTRNALKYLIDMAPKIAHVVKNGTVEDVPADDVKVKDIVAVKSGEKIPVDGFVVKGNASVNQSAITGESMPVDVSVGSFVYSGAINENGYIEVETVNSGEDTTFSKILYLVEEAQGEKAPTQKFIERFSKYYTPSVIIASIIAFLIKRDLMMALTFLVIACPGALVISTPISVVSAIGNAAKHGVIIKGGEYLENLGKVNIIAFDKTGTLTEGKPFVVNIISSGANRDELLKIAKSLEVKSEHPIAKAITSYSIDEEIFDVDDFAVVTGEGVKGKINGDTYYAGNRKLMANNGINIDCIRDYMEKEEELGRTPVVVAKNYSAIGLISISDKVKGSSIDAIKELKKLGIKKTVMLTGDNERTAKQVKQQLDLDEYFSELLPDEKLKILKSLKKEGIVAMVGDGVNDAPSLAYADIGVSMGLSGTDVANDVSNITLTDDNLEKLAFAVDLNRTTLKNMKQNIYFSVFVVFVLLLGVIYGEVFLASGMFVHEASVFIVTLNAMRLMKYKGRFK from the coding sequence ATGACGTATATGAAGGATAAAAAACTATTTTCACTTTTGTTAGCTGCAATTTTCATAATTTTAAGCTGGTCATTTAAATTTTTTGATTATAAAGTTGTGGCAAATATTTTAATGTTAGCTTCAGCGGTTGTTTCTGGATATAATATCTTGAAAAGTGCTTTATTATCTTTAAAGTACAAGATCATAAGCATAAATTTGCTTGTATCGATTGCAGCAATAGGGGCAATAATAATTGGTGAATATTGGGAAGCTGCAGCAGTGACATTTCTGTTTTCGCTTGGAGGCTTTTTAGAATCATATACCCTTCAAAAGACGAGGAATGCCCTTAAATATTTGATCGACATGGCACCAAAAATAGCTCACGTTGTGAAAAATGGCACTGTGGAAGATGTGCCTGCAGATGATGTAAAAGTTAAAGATATAGTGGCTGTAAAGTCCGGCGAAAAAATACCTGTAGATGGATTTGTTGTAAAAGGTAATGCATCGGTAAATCAGTCAGCTATAACAGGTGAATCTATGCCTGTAGATGTAAGCGTTGGAAGTTTTGTGTACAGTGGTGCTATAAATGAAAATGGTTATATTGAAGTAGAGACGGTCAATTCAGGTGAGGACACTACCTTTTCTAAAATTTTATATCTCGTTGAAGAAGCGCAAGGAGAAAAAGCGCCTACTCAAAAATTCATCGAAAGATTTTCAAAATATTATACTCCATCAGTTATAATAGCATCGATCATTGCATTTCTGATAAAAAGGGATTTGATGATGGCTCTTACATTTCTTGTAATAGCTTGCCCTGGCGCTTTGGTCATATCGACGCCTATATCTGTAGTATCTGCTATAGGAAATGCAGCTAAACACGGTGTCATAATTAAAGGTGGAGAATATCTTGAAAACCTTGGAAAAGTAAACATAATAGCTTTTGATAAGACAGGCACATTGACGGAAGGAAAGCCTTTCGTTGTAAATATCATATCTTCTGGAGCAAATAGAGATGAGCTTTTAAAGATTGCTAAAAGTTTAGAGGTAAAGTCAGAACATCCGATAGCAAAAGCTATCACATCATACAGCATAGATGAAGAAATTTTTGATGTAGATGATTTTGCCGTAGTTACTGGCGAAGGAGTCAAAGGCAAGATAAATGGTGATACGTATTATGCTGGAAATCGCAAATTGATGGCAAATAACGGAATAAATATTGACTGTATCAGAGATTACATGGAAAAAGAAGAGGAATTAGGCAGAACACCTGTAGTTGTGGCTAAAAATTACAGTGCTATCGGTCTCATTTCTATTTCTGATAAAGTGAAAGGTTCTTCCATTGATGCTATAAAAGAGCTTAAAAAATTGGGGATTAAAAAGACTGTCATGCTTACAGGAGACAACGAAAGGACTGCAAAGCAAGTGAAGCAACAACTTGATTTGGATGAGTATTTTTCTGAGCTTTTGCCTGATGAAAAGTTAAAAATATTAAAATCCTTGAAAAAAGAAGGAATTGTTGCGATGGTAGGGGATGGTGTAAATGACGCGCCATCGTTGGCATACGCTGATATAGGCGTATCCATGGGATTAAGTGGAACCGATGTGGCAAATGATGTTTCAAATATTACGCTTACAGATGACAACCTTGAAAAATTAGCTTTTGCTGTGGATTTAAATAGAACTACCTTAAAAAATATGAAACAAAATATATACTTCTCAGTATTTGTAGTCTTTGTACTTTTATTGGGCGTAATTTATGGTGAAGTATTTTTGGCATCTGGGATGTTTGTACATGAAGCAAGTGTATTTATAGTTACGCTAAATGCCATGAGACTTATGAAGTATAAAGGGCGCTTCAAGTGA
- a CDS encoding 2-oxoacid:acceptor oxidoreductase family protein, which translates to MINKFEMRFAGAGGQGIILAGIILAEAVLLDGKNCVETQSYGPEARGGASKSEVIISNDIIDYPKVQKPDILAVLSQKAYNMYKNDLKNDGIIVTDSSINVDDNAMNKVFSLPIIETAKNKVGSLFTANIVLLGVVAELTNIVSQESLMKAIIQKVPKDTEKLNKIALEAGYNLVRNVLLSV; encoded by the coding sequence ATGATAAATAAATTTGAGATGAGATTTGCAGGTGCAGGAGGACAAGGCATAATTTTGGCGGGCATTATATTGGCAGAAGCCGTATTGTTAGATGGAAAGAATTGTGTAGAAACGCAATCGTATGGTCCTGAAGCAAGAGGCGGTGCAAGCAAGTCTGAAGTAATAATCAGTAATGATATTATAGATTATCCAAAAGTACAAAAACCAGATATATTGGCTGTGTTGTCTCAAAAAGCGTACAATATGTACAAAAATGATTTAAAAAACGATGGGATTATAGTAACCGATAGTTCGATTAATGTAGATGATAATGCAATGAATAAAGTTTTTTCACTGCCTATAATAGAAACTGCAAAAAACAAAGTGGGAAGTCTTTTTACGGCAAATATAGTTTTGCTTGGAGTTGTTGCTGAGCTGACTAATATCGTGTCACAAGAATCGCTTATGAAGGCTATTATTCAAAAAGTCCCGAAAGACACAGAAAAATTAAATAAGATTGCTCTTGAAGCAGGCTACAATCTTGTTAGAAATGTATTGCTATCTGTTTAA
- a CDS encoding sodium ion-translocating decarboxylase subunit beta, giving the protein MIILDIIKEMFKSTGLVHLTLGNAILIALGIAFISLSIAKKYEPYLLLPIGFGCIVANIPSTNLLLPNGLIGIFYLGVKKIVYPPLIFLGVGAMTDFGPMIANPSLVILGAFAHIGIFIALIGAKILGFSIYQSAAIGIIGGADGPMAIYVTQKLAPNLMAQISVAAYSYMALMPLIQPPIMKLLTTKEERKIIMKQPREVSKTEKIVFPIVITVLIDMLLPPIAPLITMMMLGNLLKESGVVDRLAKTASGELMNVITILLGISIGSTMKADTFLTIKTLEIIVLGLVAFMTGTAGGILGAKLLNKLSGGKINPLIGSAGIASVPIAARVSHYVAIKENPYNFLIMFAMGPNLAGVFGTAIAGGMMLTILGVH; this is encoded by the coding sequence ATGATTATTTTAGACATTATAAAGGAAATGTTTAAATCAACTGGTTTAGTTCATTTGACGTTAGGAAATGCAATATTGATAGCTTTAGGAATAGCTTTTATTTCTCTTTCTATTGCTAAAAAGTACGAGCCATATCTTTTGTTGCCGATAGGGTTTGGATGCATAGTGGCAAATATACCATCCACTAATTTGCTTTTGCCAAATGGGCTTATTGGAATATTTTATCTTGGCGTTAAAAAGATCGTATATCCTCCACTTATATTTTTAGGTGTTGGAGCTATGACTGATTTTGGACCAATGATTGCAAATCCCAGCCTTGTGATCCTGGGTGCATTTGCTCATATAGGTATATTTATCGCATTGATAGGGGCGAAAATTTTAGGGTTTTCCATATATCAATCGGCGGCCATAGGAATAATAGGCGGGGCAGATGGGCCTATGGCAATTTACGTCACGCAAAAACTTGCCCCTAATCTGATGGCACAAATATCTGTTGCAGCTTATTCATACATGGCATTGATGCCGCTTATTCAACCGCCTATTATGAAGCTTTTAACTACAAAAGAAGAAAGAAAAATCATTATGAAGCAACCGAGAGAAGTTTCAAAAACAGAAAAGATTGTTTTTCCTATTGTTATTACCGTATTGATAGATATGCTATTACCGCCAATAGCACCGCTTATTACAATGATGATGCTTGGAAACTTATTAAAAGAATCAGGCGTCGTCGATAGATTGGCTAAGACTGCCAGTGGAGAATTGATGAATGTCATCACAATATTATTAGGCATATCTATCGGCTCAACAATGAAAGCTGACACCTTTCTTACGATTAAGACTTTAGAAATAATAGTTTTAGGGCTTGTTGCTTTCATGACAGGAACGGCTGGAGGCATTTTAGGTGCAAAACTTTTGAATAAATTATCTGGAGGAAAGATAAATCCTCTAATAGGATCGGCAGGTATTGCTTCTGTTCCTATAGCGGCCCGTGTTTCACACTACGTTGCTATTAAAGAAAATCCATATAATTTTTTGATCATGTTTGCCATGGGTCCAAACTTAGCAGGTGTTTTTGGCACTGCCATAGCAGGTGGAATGATGTTGACCATTTTAGGAGTTCATTAA
- a CDS encoding pyridoxal phosphate-dependent aminotransferase codes for MMLSKNAVKITPSATLEITDRANKLKAQGIDVISFGAGEPDFATPQFIKDAAMEALNKNYTKYTASSGIKELREAICKKLLLDNGLNYTADQIVVSNGAKHSIFNAMLAILDPGDEVIIPSPYWVSYPEMVKLMNCKPVIIKTKPENNFKISADEFRRSITERTKLIIINTPNNPTGAIYSKEELSEIAKMAVENNIFIISDEIYEKLIYEKKHVSIASINEKVKNLTVVINGMSKTYSMTGWRIGYSASNSEIANVINNIQSHTTSNPNTIAQYASIVALNEGNDFIEKIRIEFEKRKNLILSLIDNITGLKYITPQGAFYVYVNIDYYIGKSYKNGIISNSLDMAKYLIDEANVAIIPGIAFGNDNYIRLSYATSAENIKNGLERIRAALEKLA; via the coding sequence ATGATGTTGTCAAAAAATGCTGTAAAAATAACACCTTCTGCAACACTTGAGATAACAGATAGAGCGAATAAATTAAAAGCACAAGGAATAGATGTCATTAGCTTTGGAGCGGGAGAACCTGATTTTGCTACTCCTCAATTCATAAAAGATGCTGCTATGGAAGCATTAAATAAAAATTATACAAAATATACTGCATCTTCAGGTATTAAAGAATTAAGAGAAGCTATATGCAAAAAATTACTACTTGATAATGGATTAAATTACACAGCAGATCAAATTGTTGTGTCTAATGGAGCTAAGCATTCTATTTTCAATGCTATGCTTGCTATATTAGATCCCGGGGATGAAGTTATAATTCCATCACCATATTGGGTGAGTTATCCTGAGATGGTTAAGTTAATGAATTGCAAACCTGTCATCATAAAGACAAAGCCAGAGAATAATTTTAAAATTTCTGCGGATGAATTTAGAAGATCAATTACAGAGAGAACGAAATTAATAATTATAAATACTCCTAACAATCCTACAGGAGCAATTTATTCAAAAGAAGAATTATCAGAAATTGCAAAAATGGCAGTTGAAAATAATATATTTATAATTTCTGATGAAATATATGAAAAGCTAATATATGAAAAAAAACATGTTAGTATAGCATCTATAAATGAAAAAGTTAAAAATTTGACTGTAGTGATAAATGGAATGTCTAAAACATATTCGATGACTGGATGGAGAATTGGTTACAGTGCATCAAACTCTGAAATAGCTAATGTAATTAACAATATACAAAGTCATACTACATCTAATCCAAATACTATAGCACAATATGCTAGTATTGTCGCTTTAAACGAAGGTAATGATTTTATAGAGAAAATAAGGATAGAGTTTGAGAAAAGAAAAAATTTAATTTTGTCATTAATAGATAATATTACAGGACTCAAATATATAACTCCCCAGGGTGCTTTCTATGTATATGTTAATATAGATTATTATATTGGTAAGTCATATAAAAATGGCATTATAAGCAATTCATTGGACATGGCTAAATACTTGATAGATGAAGCTAACGTTGCAATAATACCTGGAATAGCTTTTGGAAATGACAATTATATTAGATTATCTTATGCGACTTCAGCCGAAAATATAAAAAATGGTCTTGAAAGAATAAGAGCCGCTTTAGAAAAGTTGGCTTAA
- a CDS encoding Crp/Fnr family transcriptional regulator, translating to MECKYCAQVVHIFNELNDEELKVISDLTKECFYKKGDIILNEGDILEQIYIIHSGKIKIYKINSDGKEQILYILKDGDTFGENSIFKEQKSTFYAEAMENVSMCILSKNDFVKIISKNPAIAFKIMNYLNERIKSLELLLKDLTTEDVKKRLMSIIYRLAKKDGMKDINGIKLRLYLSREDLANLAGTTRETVSRKLRELEHEGIIEFLSNREILIKDIDDFNEI from the coding sequence ATGGAATGTAAATATTGTGCTCAGGTTGTACATATTTTTAATGAACTAAATGACGAAGAATTAAAAGTCATATCCGATCTGACAAAGGAATGTTTTTATAAAAAGGGAGACATCATACTGAATGAAGGTGACATCTTAGAACAAATATACATAATTCACAGTGGGAAGATAAAAATTTACAAGATAAATTCAGATGGCAAAGAACAGATATTGTATATTTTAAAAGATGGTGATACTTTTGGAGAAAATAGTATATTTAAAGAGCAAAAGTCCACATTTTACGCTGAAGCCATGGAAAATGTAAGTATGTGCATTTTGTCAAAAAATGACTTCGTGAAGATAATATCAAAGAATCCGGCTATCGCCTTTAAAATCATGAATTATTTGAATGAAAGAATTAAAAGCCTTGAGCTGCTTCTTAAAGATCTGACCACAGAAGATGTTAAAAAGCGCCTTATGTCAATCATTTATAGGCTTGCCAAAAAAGACGGAATGAAAGATATAAACGGTATTAAACTAAGACTTTATTTAAGCAGAGAAGATCTGGCGAATTTAGCCGGTACCACCAGGGAGACCGTTAGCAGAAAATTAAGAGAATTAGAACATGAAGGGATAATAGAGTTTTTATCAAATAGGGAAATACTAATTAAAGATATTGATGATTTCAATGAAATTTGA
- the mce gene encoding methylmalonyl-CoA epimerase: MVKKIDHIGIAVKSIEEASKFYEDVLGQKVAGIETLSSENLKTAFVKIGDVEIELLEATSPDSPVAKFIEKKGEGIHHIAFKVDDIEASLEKLKSKGIRLIDEIPKLGAEGSKIAFAHPKSTNGVLLELCQK; encoded by the coding sequence ATGGTAAAAAAAATTGATCATATAGGTATAGCAGTAAAAAGCATAGAAGAGGCGTCTAAGTTTTATGAGGACGTTTTAGGACAAAAAGTTGCTGGAATTGAAACCTTAAGTTCTGAAAATCTAAAAACAGCTTTTGTCAAGATTGGAGATGTTGAGATAGAACTATTAGAGGCTACATCACCTGATAGTCCTGTAGCAAAATTTATTGAGAAAAAAGGAGAAGGAATCCATCACATAGCATTTAAAGTCGATGATATTGAAGCATCATTAGAAAAATTAAAATCTAAAGGAATCAGACTAATCGATGAAATACCTAAGCTTGGTGCGGAAGGCTCAAAGATAGCATTCGCACATCCCAAAAGCACTAACGGGGTGCTATTAGAGCTATGTCAGAAATGA
- a CDS encoding heavy-metal-associated domain-containing protein has protein sequence MMKEVKFAVEGLSCPDCSKKIEQALAAQKGVKEAKVIFTTGSVKVKFDDEVITLDDIKRVIKDFGYSV, from the coding sequence ATGATGAAAGAAGTAAAATTTGCCGTTGAAGGGCTTAGCTGCCCGGATTGCAGCAAAAAAATCGAACAGGCTTTAGCTGCGCAAAAAGGTGTAAAAGAAGCCAAAGTGATTTTTACAACTGGCTCTGTTAAGGTAAAGTTTGACGATGAAGTCATAACACTTGACGATATAAAGAGGGTTATAAAAGATTTTGGATACAGCGTCTAA
- a CDS encoding 2-oxoacid:acceptor oxidoreductase subunit alpha, with the protein MTVKLMQGNEAVVDAAIKAGLNFFAGYPITPSTEIAELCSEKLPLIGGKFVQMEDELSSMAAVIGASLAGAKAMTATSGPGFSLKQENIGFASIAEIPCVIVDVQRCGPSTGMPTMPSQGDVMQSRWGTHGDHPIIVMSPSSVKEAYEITIKAFNFAYKYRTPVILLLDEVIGHVRERIEIEDDLNITNDRFDFPDKDEYMPYKNVLDGATQFIPFGLGYKYHVTGLAHDEKGYPTNSTDVNEKLMRRLLGKIENNRDDICVYDEEIRKDSDVLIVSYGSSARACKESIKMLGEAGINASFFKPITIWPFPEAHFKEISKKFKYIFVVEMNNGQLYLEIDRLVKGFGKVIKINKFNGEYLTPQYIFENVKKVL; encoded by the coding sequence ATGACGGTAAAATTAATGCAAGGAAATGAAGCAGTTGTAGATGCAGCTATAAAAGCAGGTTTAAATTTTTTTGCAGGTTATCCGATCACTCCTTCCACAGAAATCGCGGAACTTTGCTCAGAAAAGCTTCCATTAATCGGTGGCAAGTTTGTACAAATGGAAGATGAATTAAGCAGTATGGCTGCTGTCATCGGTGCGTCATTAGCAGGAGCAAAAGCCATGACAGCAACGTCAGGTCCTGGATTTTCGTTGAAACAGGAAAATATTGGGTTTGCGTCAATAGCGGAGATTCCATGCGTTATTGTTGATGTGCAAAGATGTGGGCCCAGCACAGGCATGCCGACAATGCCATCACAAGGTGATGTAATGCAGTCAAGATGGGGAACACATGGAGATCATCCAATAATAGTAATGTCACCATCATCAGTAAAAGAGGCGTACGAAATAACGATTAAAGCATTCAATTTTGCCTACAAATATAGGACACCTGTGATTTTACTGTTAGATGAAGTTATAGGTCATGTGAGAGAAAGAATAGAAATTGAGGATGATCTAAATATTACAAATGATCGATTTGATTTTCCAGACAAGGATGAATACATGCCTTATAAAAATGTATTAGATGGTGCTACACAGTTTATACCATTTGGCTTAGGGTATAAATATCATGTTACAGGGCTTGCCCATGATGAAAAAGGATATCCTACAAACAGTACTGATGTAAACGAAAAATTAATGAGGAGGCTTTTAGGCAAGATTGAAAATAACAGGGATGATATCTGCGTTTACGATGAGGAAATAAGAAAAGATAGTGATGTGCTTATTGTATCTTACGGTTCTTCTGCAAGAGCGTGCAAAGAGTCTATAAAAATGCTTGGCGAAGCAGGGATTAATGCATCTTTTTTTAAACCAATAACGATTTGGCCTTTTCCTGAAGCACATTTCAAAGAAATAAGTAAAAAATTCAAATACATTTTTGTGGTTGAAATGAACAATGGACAACTCTATTTGGAAATCGACCGTTTAGTCAAAGGCTTTGGGAAGGTGATTAAAATAAATAAATTTAATGGGGAATATCTGACACCACAATATATATTTGAAAATGTAAAGAAGGTGTTATGA
- a CDS encoding ATP-binding protein, which yields MVRNKKICINENWCKGCGICVEFCPVNALTMKDNKVFLISQEKCISCGLCELRCPDYAIYLEVIDDDGKINARK from the coding sequence ATTGTGAGGAACAAAAAAATATGTATAAACGAAAACTGGTGCAAAGGATGCGGGATTTGTGTAGAATTTTGCCCTGTAAATGCTTTGACCATGAAAGATAATAAGGTTTTTTTAATAAGCCAGGAAAAGTGCATATCATGCGGTTTATGTGAACTAAGATGCCCAGATTATGCAATTTATTTAGAGGTGATAGACGATGACGGTAAAATTAATGCAAGGAAATGA
- a CDS encoding superoxide dismutase — MKRLIPKKYNLVLNGISQKTLQEHYKLYEGYVNKTNEIWEKLTTSDRENANATYSQYRELKLEETYALDGVKLHELYFENLGGTGGPATGIIASMITYDFGSYENWLNDFKACAISSRGWTVLCFDPIDLKLHNYLQDLHNHGIISRSIPLLIIDTYEHAYFIDYGTDKKGYIDAFMNNVKWDEVNKRVYNWIDMKKI, encoded by the coding sequence TTGAAAAGGTTGATACCTAAAAAGTATAACTTAGTGTTAAACGGCATATCGCAAAAGACGTTGCAAGAGCATTATAAATTGTATGAAGGATATGTTAACAAGACAAATGAAATTTGGGAGAAATTAACCACGTCTGATAGGGAAAATGCAAATGCCACATACAGCCAATACAGAGAACTTAAACTGGAAGAAACGTATGCATTGGATGGCGTAAAACTGCACGAACTTTACTTTGAAAACCTTGGCGGAACAGGCGGCCCTGCAACAGGAATAATCGCTTCTATGATAACATACGATTTCGGCTCTTATGAAAACTGGCTTAACGACTTTAAAGCATGTGCAATATCGTCAAGGGGTTGGACAGTTCTTTGCTTTGACCCAATTGACTTAAAGCTTCACAATTATCTGCAAGATCTTCACAATCATGGCATCATTTCAAGGTCGATTCCCCTTTTAATAATCGATACTTACGAACACGCATATTTTATAGACTACGGAACCGACAAAAAAGGATATATTGATGCTTTCATGAACAATGTCAAATGGGATGAAGTAAACAAACGTGTATACAATTGGATCGATATGAAGAAAATTTAG